CTATGGTAAATTGACTGGTAGCTGCATGCGGGTTACCCATTCGGTCGATTCGATGCCTGAGGACAGCGTGTATTGCGCAGATGCTACTTCTTCCAGCCTGGCGCGAACGTACCGTAAACCGCCGCCTTCTTGCTTTACTTGAGGGTCTGGATTTACAAGCGGTGTTCGCAGTTCCAGCGTACGCATGCCATCATCTACCGTCTCTCTGAGCGTAAAGGTAATTGTGCCGGCCAGGTATGCATTGTGTGTTATGGCATTTTCGATCAGGGTATGAATGACGGCCGGTGGAATAGGATGCTGTTCGGCGACTCCCGTTGTGTCGAGCTCAAAAACAACAGCGCGTCGGTAGCCCATGACCTCCAGATGGGCGCGGCACAGGGCCAACTCCTGGCGCATTGGAATCGTATGCTGTCCCGATACTTCGCCAAGCGAACGCAACTCTGCTGCCAGCGCCTCAATTGCTTTCACGGCAGTAGCCGGGCTCGTTTCTACGAGCTCGATTATCGACGTCAGTGTATTCATCAAAAAATGTGGCTGCAGATGCTTTTTTAGGAGTTCACCCTCCAGTCGGGCTGCTGTAGCCCGTGCCATTTCATGTCGTTTCCGGTCGGCGCGGGTTTGCAAGCCAAGCGAGGTAAGCAGGCCGGCGACCAGGACACTAAAAGCCGGAAAAAAAGCCAGATCCATAAATGAATGGCCTGAGAGAAATAGTACAATCAGGCAGATAAAGACGCCGCCGCAAGCGAGTCGGGCACCGGGTTGACGGTGCTGTATAGCCCAGCCGGTAATGCCTAGCGCTACAAAAAGTGCCATTGCAAATGCAGCATATGTGGCGGTTTCATGATCTTTAATGAGTATAAGCGCCAATGTTATCGCTACTGCGAGTGTAAACACGATGAAGCGGATCCTGGGGATGCTGAACTGGACCGCAAAAGTGCCGGCAAGTAACACGCCCGTAAGTCCCGTGAACAATTCTACCAGGCTGAGGCGCAGGCCATGCAAGGAATACATGTAGCCCAGGGCATTGCGCCAACTCTCAGTTGCCAGAAGGAGGGCGACGGCAAGGCACAAAGCTGCTGTCATGAGATAGGGAAGGCGCTGCTGATCAGCGATGAAGAGTGCGCCATAGTAAAGCGCAACAAGTACAAAGCCACCAAGGAAAAGCAGCGGAATACCTACCGCTTTGAACGGAGCGGTCGTGAGCTGCATAAAATCACCCAAAACAAACTGCATGCGTAAACCCGATGTCTGCTGTGGGCGCCTGAAGCTTGATATTCGGAGAGTAACCTGGTGACCGCCCGGCGTAGCAAGGGTGTCAGGTACCCTGAAATACGCATCGATGGGGCCGGCCCGTTCTGTTTGTACGTTGTGCCCCACTTTGCCTGCCTCGCCAATCAAAACGCCATCCCAGTACACCTCACGAGCTGCAAGGCCGGTTGCTTTGATGCCCAGTGTTTGATAGGCCGGCACTTCAACATTAAACCGCAGCCACATCACTGCCGCCGTATCCGGTAGCGATAATACTGGAGCTGTGGACCACGTGGTATCATCACCGTTGTTTTCAGGCCACACAGCGGTGTCATCTATCCTGTATTGCGTGGTTTCTACAACAAGTGCCGGCGTTTCTGTACAGCCAGAAATGAGCAGCATCAGAATTATATAGCAGATGCTTCCCGACAGGAATTGCCTGAGGGTGTGTATACTTTGTGGGGCACGGAAACGGGACATGTCCATAATCTATCACGCGCAAGATCCAATCGCCATCACAGCCGGATTTTCAACATTGCAGGCAAATGGTATATTGTATGTACGTATGGATCTGATACGGCAGGGGTATGCAGCAGGTTGTTGCAAATTGCCGTACAGCTGTTGCCGGCCTTTTACCCATCTTTCCCCGTACCAACATGAAGACGCGCCGCCAGTTTTTGAATACTGCCTTTGTACCTGTTGCCGCAACCTTGAATCCTGCTGCAATCCCTAATACACTGGAAATGCTTGCCCAGCATACGGGTACGCCTACAGAAATTGCCCGCGATGAAGCGTATTGGCGCACCGTGCAGGAGGCCTTTACGGTGGATAAGAGCCTGGTTAACCTGAATAATGGCGGGGTATCGCCGGCGCCGGCCATTGTACAGGATGCTATGAAACGGTACCTGGATTTCTCAAACCTTGCGCCGGTGTACACGATGTGGGAAATTTTGGAACCGCAACGTGAAGGCGTACGGCAGCGTGTTGCGAGAGATTTTGGATGTGATACCGAGGAAATTGCTCTGACGCGAAATGCGTCTGAGAGTTTGCAAATTTGCCAGCTTGGCATTGACTTGCAGCCGGGAGATGAAGTGCTCACCACCACCCACGATTATGGCCGGATGATTAACACGTTCAAGCAACGTGAACGCCGAAATGGTATCAAGCTTGTCCAGTTTCCCTTGCCTGTGCCGGCTGAAAACCCAGATGAGATTGTCCGACTCTTTGAGCAAAACATCACGCCGCGGACCAGAATGATCCTGATGTGCCACATTGTAAACATCACGGGGCAAATTATGCCGGTCAAGCAGGTTGTGCAGATGGCCCGAAAAAGGGGAATCCCCGTAATTGTTGATGGTGCCCATGCGTATGCGCACTTCACCTTCAAACACGAAGACCTCGATTGTGACTACTACGGTTCGAGTTTACACAAGTGGCTACTCGCGCCCCATGGTACCGGTTTGTTGTATGTTCGAAAAGAGAAAATTAAAGATTTGTGGCCGCTTATGGCTGCACCCGAGCGGCTGGATAGCGACATCAGAAAGTTTGAGGAAATTGGTACCCACCCTGCAGCGAATTACATCGCGATTGCTGATGCCCTCACCTTCCACCAGGGGATTGGCGCCAAACGCAAGGAAGAACGATTGCGGTACCTCACCCATTACTGGGCAGAAAAGCTGCTTTCACATGATCGTATTAGATTGAATACAAGTTTGAATCCCGCCTACTCCTGCGCCATCGGCAACGTGCAGATTGATGGAGTCGATACGAAAAAACTAAAAGACCATCTGTGGGATGCGCACCGCATAATTGTAGTGCCTATTCTGCATGAAGACTTTGAAGGGTTACGCGTTACGCCTAACCTGTACACCACATTGGAAGAGCTTGATCGGTTTGTTGATGCCATGACGCATGTGATAAAACACGGCTTGCCGGCCTGAGCTGTATGCCTTATTTGTACGCTACCCACCCCAAGACAATACACATGAAAAAAATGATGATGGCGTGCCTGCTCTGTTTTGCAGCCGCCGGCCTCGTGGCCTGTGAAACACCTGTCCCTGAAGCGACCCGCACTGTAATTTCAACTGAGGCAGCTCCACCAGCTGTTGGGCCTTACTCCCAGGCAATTCGGGTTGGCAACATGTTATTTCTTGCCGGCCAAATCGGACTGGATCCTGAATCCCGTAAGATCGTGGAAGGAGGTATAGAAGCCGAAACCCGGCAGGCAATGTCAAATCTGGATGCTGTGCTGGGTGCAGCCGGCTTTTCTATGGCTGATGTGGTTCAAGCCCAGGTATTTCTTGCAGATCTGAATGATTATGCAGTCATGAATGAAGTATATGGCTCATACTTTGCTACCATGCCTCCGGGACGCGCAGCTGTGCAAGTTGCCCGGTTGCCACTGGATGCGCGGGTTGAAATTATGATGACTGCCGTTAAGGCGCAGTGATTGCCCCGTTACCGCTTCTCTCCAACGGGTTGCAGTACATCATCGATCTTTTTGTCCACAATGTAGCGGACAACTGGCTGTCGCGTGTAAAAATAAATGCGACGACGGATAAAAAAAGAAGGTGATGAGCATTTAACTATGCCGGCCGCCCTCGCTGCTGGATTTGCGTCTCCTGCGTCTGTGTGCACTAAACTGATGTAGAACTCCTGTTAACCCTTCTGTAATCATGCACAATACTGTGTTGTGTAAACCTTCTTTTATGCGCGCTGCTTCTGGTTTGCTACTTGGCATCATTGTGCTGAGTACTGCCTTATTGAGCAGCGCTTGCCTGGAACCAGACCCCAAAGTTTGGAAGCTGGATCAGGACTACGGCTTTCGTGGCTATAGCCTCGGGCCATCGTTGTACACCCGTGTGTTAGAACAGGCTGAAGGCCGTGCCACGGCATTTGATGTGGTCGAATTTGAGGCTTTTGGCAGTCGGTTTGCTGATCAACAACTGTTTGAGCAACAGGGGCCCTCCACCGTTTTCGGAACGCCAGTGGCTAAAGTTTATGCTGGCGTCATCGACGAATCTATCTATGCTTTCTTATTGCAGGTAGGGGCCGATCACAATGAACAAGCTGCGCTGGAAGACAGCCTCATCTTTCATTATGGTACCCCACAGTCCCGTGTAGACACGACTTACATTTCAGGTCAAACACTGGTACACGTAAATACTTTGCACTGGGAAGCGGATAGTGTTGGACTTGAACTTGGTATGGGCGACGGATTTGC
This genomic interval from Bacteroidota bacterium contains the following:
- a CDS encoding RidA family protein; the encoded protein is MKKMMMACLLCFAAAGLVACETPVPEATRTVISTEAAPPAVGPYSQAIRVGNMLFLAGQIGLDPESRKIVEGGIEAETRQAMSNLDAVLGAAGFSMADVVQAQVFLADLNDYAVMNEVYGSYFATMPPGRAAVQVARLPLDARVEIMMTAVKAQ
- a CDS encoding aminotransferase class V-fold PLP-dependent enzyme, with the translated sequence MKTRRQFLNTAFVPVAATLNPAAIPNTLEMLAQHTGTPTEIARDEAYWRTVQEAFTVDKSLVNLNNGGVSPAPAIVQDAMKRYLDFSNLAPVYTMWEILEPQREGVRQRVARDFGCDTEEIALTRNASESLQICQLGIDLQPGDEVLTTTHDYGRMINTFKQRERRNGIKLVQFPLPVPAENPDEIVRLFEQNITPRTRMILMCHIVNITGQIMPVKQVVQMARKRGIPVIVDGAHAYAHFTFKHEDLDCDYYGSSLHKWLLAPHGTGLLYVRKEKIKDLWPLMAAPERLDSDIRKFEEIGTHPAANYIAIADALTFHQGIGAKRKEERLRYLTHYWAEKLLSHDRIRLNTSLNPAYSCAIGNVQIDGVDTKKLKDHLWDAHRIIVVPILHEDFEGLRVTPNLYTTLEELDRFVDAMTHVIKHGLPA
- a CDS encoding histidine kinase, which translates into the protein MSRFRAPQSIHTLRQFLSGSICYIILMLLISGCTETPALVVETTQYRIDDTAVWPENNGDDTTWSTAPVLSLPDTAAVMWLRFNVEVPAYQTLGIKATGLAAREVYWDGVLIGEAGKVGHNVQTERAGPIDAYFRVPDTLATPGGHQVTLRISSFRRPQQTSGLRMQFVLGDFMQLTTAPFKAVGIPLLFLGGFVLVALYYGALFIADQQRLPYLMTAALCLAVALLLATESWRNALGYMYSLHGLRLSLVELFTGLTGVLLAGTFAVQFSIPRIRFIVFTLAVAITLALILIKDHETATYAAFAMALFVALGITGWAIQHRQPGARLACGGVFICLIVLFLSGHSFMDLAFFPAFSVLVAGLLTSLGLQTRADRKRHEMARATAARLEGELLKKHLQPHFLMNTLTSIIELVETSPATAVKAIEALAAELRSLGEVSGQHTIPMRQELALCRAHLEVMGYRRAVVFELDTTGVAEQHPIPPAVIHTLIENAITHNAYLAGTITFTLRETVDDGMRTLELRTPLVNPDPQVKQEGGGLRYVRARLEEVASAQYTLSSGIESTEWVTRMQLPVNLP